Genomic DNA from Triticum dicoccoides isolate Atlit2015 ecotype Zavitan chromosome 4B, WEW_v2.0, whole genome shotgun sequence:
TGCCGTGCTAGCAATTGAAAGTGTTAGTGTGCATATGTCCTCTATCATCATCATGCAGGATCATAAGCACCTCAGTTTTTCTTGAAAATGATTTTCAACCAAAACATTTGTTCAAAAAATATACCAACAACTTCAAAttcctggcagaatcaacactatcTTGAATCAACAAAATGGTATCATGAATAAATTGTATAATGGCCACCCTTTATATGTAAGGTGAGGTATCAAACCTACAAACTTCCTAGTGTCTTGAGCCAGCTTCACCATTTTCTTAAGACAATTTGCACTAATATTAAAGAGGAAAGGAGACAAGGGTCACCTACTCACCTTGCCTCACCCCTTTAAAGATGCCAAAATTCTTACCAACAATATCATTAACTTTAACACCGAGAGTCCCCCTTTAACCATAGTATGGAACCACTACATCCACCTATCATTAAACCCTCTTTCGCTCAGGCTGTAGAAAAGCAATTCCAGTTTACCTTGTCATAGACTTTTCAAAACCAGCGTCAAAACAACCCCTTGTTGCTTTTTCCTCCTTGGCTCATGTAATATTTCATGTCAGGACATGACTCCATCCATAATATTTCTCCCTCCAATGGAGGCACTCTGGGTTGTAGAGATTAGTTTGCCCATAAAAGGTTTAACTATATCATCCATAGCTTTTGGGTAATTTTTTATAAGCAGAGGCAAACCGACAAATTGGTCTGTATCtctaaacaatatatgcatctgctCCCTTTGGAATAAGAGTTATAATACCAAACTTTATTCTGCTCTGGTCCACCTTTCCAACACGAAATTAATGGAAGCACACCATAATATCATCTTTGATAAAGTGCTAGTATGCTTGATAGAATTCAATAGGAAACCCATCACACCTTGTTGCTCTATCCTTTTTCATACTACCATCAATCGCTTTTTTTAATTTCTTCCCCACTAAAAGGCTTGTTGAGTTCCATATTATCTTCCTCTCACAGTTTCTCATGTTTAGTCCAAACATCACTTCTTAATCTACAACTAAAACCTTTCGTAGGTCAAGAAAGCTCCTTGTAATAGTtggcagcatgatcaacaagactggtGGTCCCTCGAATCACAAATTATCCATTATTTAGAAAATAAATGTGCCTTTTATCCTTCTACCATTAACAATTATATGAAAGTAACAAGAATTATTGTCTCCCTCAAGGAACCAATCCTCTCAAGATCTCTCGTGTCagtacccttcttcttcctcgagaGACTTACAAATAGAGCTCTGGCCGAAATTTCTCATGGTTGGCAAGGGGCTAAATTTCTTCCAAGATTTCCAAGTCTTTAGCTCATGAGTTAGATATTTATTATTTTCAGGATCTGATCTCTTAAATTCCTCTCCCATCCTTTCTTATATTTACTCATTCTCTTGAGTGTTTTTTGCATGACATCCAGACTGTCCTCAACAACAACAGGTTCATTCCATATATTTCCCCACTAAGTTCATTCTTTGCGGGGGATTTTCCCACCAAGTTCATGAAACCCTTTCACAAAATCCAACTAGGTTCAAATCTAGAGGGTTAAAGTATTGTTCCTAACCTCATTATCTCCCATAACGTCCATTACACGAACATGAACACCCATGTACATATACAATGTAGTATTATACACACAAACCCCACGCATCTTTCTGCTGCTTTCAATACAATGCTATCACAAACGTAACCGGTGGGTTTTGGGTGTCCTTGTGGCTCCGACCATAAATCACGAGCAAAGCGATGTCTAGACAAattttccaccaatgatgacttgcAATTACTAGGTTTTTAGAGTTTGGTGTTTGAATTTGTTGAACACACAGTTTACCTACAAGTTCAAGGTTCTGTACTACATATTTTTCTTCTTTTATATTGCCGCTTAAGGCCTTGTTCGGTTAGGCAGGGTTTGGAGAGGTTTGAAAGGGATTGGAGGGGATTAAATCCCTTGCAAGTCAAAATCCTTGTCAAACCTCTTCAATCCCCTCCAATCCCTGTGACGAGGGGATTAAACGAACAGGGCCTAAGTTTAGTTAttctttctcgcaaaaaaaaagtttAGTTATTCTACACAGAATAATGCTAATTACTCAACATTCTTCTTGCTGGATATTCTCCATCGCATGTGCTTTAAATTTGAATGGTGCGACCCCCAATATTAAAAAAAAAAATCAGCGCGCACAAAAGCGGAGTACGTTTGCTACCTATAATTCCCCCAAAGGGCGTTATGGTAAATTCTCCCGACGCCTCCCACCGACCGACGGCCTCCTTTTCAAACCGCAAGCGCACTCCACGGGTACACAAAACACCAGGCCAGTGGCGGGACAGTAAATAAGTGCAATACCCAGTGTCAGTTCCTCAACTCGCCCTCGGTCATTTAAACCCCGCATTCCGCAGTTGTTCCTTTTTCCTGGCGTCCATTCCCCCACTCGCTGCTGCAACTGCAACTGCCCCAGCGAAAAAAGGAGTGAGTCACGGAACAAAAATTCTCCGTCGGTTCCGAGCGCTCGATCCCAGTCGGCGCGGCGCCGGATCGAATGCGGGaggcggaggccgccgccgctcGATCTGGTGAGGCATTCGTCTGCTCTGCCTTTTTTTTTCTCGGATGTTTTTGGTGCGGTCTCCTCGGACCTGGGTCTGGGTGGGGGTGGCTTGCTTGAGCTCGAAGCGTGAGGCAGTGGGTCGGTGAGCGGGCGTTGTCGCCTCCGGAATCTGGATCCGCCTTCTTCCGTTCTGTTTTTTCGCGAGCCGTAGGAGCCAGGAATCAGTGGAGTTGGCCTGCCTGGATCTCTAGGGCTTTTGGATTTTTGTCTGCGAGGGATTTGGGGTTTGGATCCGGGTGCCCCCGCGGTCTCAAACTTTCGATCACTTGGAAACTCGCCATTTCGGATTCAATGCGTCCGGTGCTTAGTTTGGTACCTCAGATGAAGGATCTGTACTGATGGTACTAGAATTTTGTCTTTTGGGTTTGAATTGTATCTGCTTTTCTGCTTCTCTGATCTATGAATCTGATTGCGTTAACTAAGGAAATTGAGGCATACTAGGCTCGTACCACATGCTATTTAACCGCTATAGAAGCCTATAAGTTTGTCTGTGCTGTGGGAACATAGTCGAGCGGAATGAATGACTTAGGTGTGGAGTTGGTTTGGTGATACATGCACAATCAGTTTGCTCTATGCTTGGTTGGTATCCTCATGCTGAAAAGTAACCTGCATATTCGGGCATGGAACATTTAATCTGTTATTATTATAGATGTTGACATATTAGCGTTTGTGACCTTGGGCAGTAGCATTATCTCTCTTCTTTGTTATCTGTTTCCTTTTGCAAGGTTAGTGACGTTTCTGCTGATATTCCCGTTGTCAGGTATTTGAAGTGGACAAGGAGCTGATACGATCTATAGAGGATTGCTGCGCTTGTAGTTGTGGGCAAAATGGAGGGGAGAGTTGCTGGCGACGTGGAGCTTGATTCTGCAGTGTTCCAAGTGACATTGACCAAGAACAGGTGATGCACTCGTTCACAGTGAATTGAGCTTATGAAGTGTGCTTCAGATTTTCGTCCCTGCATTTGGCTGAAAACTGTGTTTCATGGAtatgtcatattgactcttttatgATTCTGATATAAATTCTGACCCGCCCAGTATTGTGAAACCTTTCCTTCATCAGGTATGAGGCAATTGCTTGTAATGGAGAGAGCGCCGAATCAGTAGCATCTGGTCCTTTCGACCAACTAGTCCTGCACTTGGAAGATGCCAAAAATTTCCAATCACGTTCGTCAAGTGGCTCTTTTAAGCTGTTATTGATTGGGGATGCAAAAGGCTCTACCTGGTTCACAAAATCCACCTTAGAGAGGTCTTTCACCTTGACCTTTTCCTAGTTACTTGTGTTTTTTACAGTTGTAACCGTAACTAAATTGAACATCCCTACCAGATTCCTACATATCATAAATTCGCCTGATGCATCCAAAACGGCGAATGGGATTTTACAGGAAATGTCTCAGCTGGAGGAAACTAGAAAGTTTCATGATTATCTACAGTCCAAGGTATCATAATTTTGTCCCAAAAGAAGTAAAACAAATTTTCTGTGCTAAGTTTGCTTGCACATTTAAGTTCAGTTCTTATCTAGAGAAACAGCAGACGCTGTAAATAACAAAATCCATTTTTATGCAGGAACAACAAAATCTTATGGGTGGTGCTTTGACAGGTACATTCAAAGAAAGTTTTGCTTCTTCCATTGTTCTTTGTACACGAAAGCCATCACAACCTTTCAGCGTGTATGGCTGTATGCAATATGGCTTTTGTCTCCTTTTTATGAAGCCTATCTAATCAAATTTTGGATTCACTTCACCATTTTAGTGCTATGAGTAGTGGACTTAATAACAGTTTAGTTCTACTCTTAGAGCCTGTTACTCATTCCCTGGTTGAAATCACATTTTTTATCGAGCCTAACACTCAAATAGTTGATGAATCGCAGTACTTCGTTGGTGACTTTAGTTAGTTCCTTGACTATTTAGTTGGTGACTTTAGCGTACTATTGTGTTTTGATATCTTTAAGACTTTGTTGGTGCATTGAGGCCATTGGCATATTTTCCTTGGTCcatcctttttgtttgcttgtgtccaTAGATAACCAATCCTACTATCGTACCCATGATTCTTTGCCTATCACTAGAAGAAATTAGCTGCCTGCTGCAAATTCTAGAAATAATCTATCTGTCAAAGACGTGAAAACGTAAAAAAAATTTGCTGTCTTGCACAAAATGGCAAAGCCTCACACGTGATTTATATAGTCAAATGCATTTTGGCAGACACAATTTGCTCTAATTAGATAAGTTTAACCCTTCTTTTGACTTAAAAAAATCCGAATGTGAGGCATTTGGTCTGACATAAAATGTTTTGATGTTCTAAAATATTATCTTTGGGTTTGTTGAAAATTTCCACACTTCACATTTCTGCATGCGCGTCAGTGCAAATGCTATTAAAAAATTGAGCTCTAAAACCTAGGTAACTGTTTTTAGTTTTGACTTATAAGCAATTTCTATGGATGGCAAGGGATTTCTTTACAGATGTCTTATTCTGGCTTATGTTGGTAGAGTGCTCAGTTTATGATGATATTCTAATTTGCAGGTGGTCTCTCCAGCACCACTGGCAAACCACAGCAGGTAATTTCCATTTGTGCAAAACTTCTGATGGCTTTATGTTTTTGTGCATTTTTATGTTTTGTTTGCTCACATTTTAGTTCTCAAAATTACATTCAGGGAAATATTGGCCCAAACTCCTCAGTGGCTACAAAGTAAAGCCTTTTTTCCCCTTTTTCCGTCACTCTATTTTTTCCCATCTATTAGTTGACATTTTCTATAACTAAATGTTGAAGGAATGAGTTACTTCGAGCACTGGACTTGAGGCTATCAGCACTGAAAGAAGAAATCTTGGTATTATTGAGTCGAGCAGTTGGCTCTAAGTTGTTGAATAAAGAAGTATCAGATTTGTCTGGTTTTGTTCAGCATTTTGGGACATCAGAGTTTAGGTATGCCGCAAAAATCACNNNNNNNNNNNNNNNNNNNNNNNNNNNNNNNNNNNNNNNNNNNNNNNNNNNNNNNNNNNNNNNNNNNNNNNNNNNNNNNNNNNNNNNNNNNNNNNNNNNNNNNNNNNNNNNNNNNNNNNNNNNNNNNNNNNNNNNNNNNNNNNNNNNNNNNNNNNNNNNNNNNNNNNNNNNNNNNNNNNNNNNNNNNNNNNNNNNNNNNNNNNNNNNNNNNNNNNNNNNNNNNNNNNNNNNNNNNNNNNNNNNNNNNNNNNNNNNNNNNNNNNNNNNNNNNNNNNNNNNNNNNNNNNNCACAATCAGATCGTTTCTACAAAATCATTCCATTGTACTTTTTTTGTGTGATACAAGAAGCTAATTGTCTTCATTTCTCGTTTTGCTTTAGTTGGTTGATGAGGTGCCTACTGTTGATCCGGGATTGCCAGCCCTCTGTGCTCCCCCCACACCAAGCTTCTACTGCTGAGAGAAAGGATGATGCACTTGAAACTCGTGATATCAATTCGCAAGCCAATATCCAAAGGCCTATTACCAGTAATGTTTCCCCAGCAAAGCTTGCACAAGTTGAACGTAAAATATCAATGGAAAGCGACGATTCCTCTGAGTCCACCGATGAAGATGAAGCTGTTGTTGAAAGAAGCCGCCCCCTTATGAGATCTGCTTCTCCTAGGAGGTCTGCTTCTCCAATGCGAAGGGTTCAAATTGGGAGATCAGGATCTCGTAGGTCAACGCCAATTGCCATCAAGAGCCTAAGTTACTTCCCTCCTAGCCAGAGAGTTGCTTTGGATAAAGATGATGAAAGCAGCTGCAATGGTGAAACAGATCAGCCTCCAAGGAGATCCGACAATAATGTAAGAAGAATGAGCGTGCAAGATGCGATTAGCCTTTTCGAGAAGAAGCAGAAGGGTGAGAATCTGGATTCTGAAAGTAAGAAAGCCGGCTTGGTCGCTACCAAATCTGTACTGCGTCGGTGGAGTTCAGGAATGGGTGACTCTTTGAACAGCAATACATCGGAAGAAAAAACCTCAGATTGTGCATCTCAAAGCAAATCTAACAATATGGCTTCTGATGCAGAGAAGAATGAAGCTGAATTACAGGCTGAGACAGATGCAGCGCCAAACATTGTAGTTGCACCTGAGGCAGGAAGTTACGATGCTGATGGCCATGGCATCACAGTGTCGGAAATGGAAAATGTGGTCTCATCCCACACTAACATTTCTGCTGAACAAACACATTCTGGGCAGGAGTCAAACAGTGATAGGGCAGTGGCCTCTGCTGAGTGGAATCGCCAGAAGGAAGCCGAACTTAATCAGATGTTAATGAAAATGATGGAGGTCATGCCTGGGAAGTTTGCAGGCGCCAATGTAACTGCTACCGGGCTCATTTCTGCAAGTGAGAAGAAAGGTGGACTTCAAAGAGAGAAGCGAGACACGAAGGTTCGAACAGAGAAAGGTGTAAAGCGACCAGCAAaggagacgagtaccaagctcttgAGGGAATCCGTTGGGCAGAACAGAGCAGCAGTTACCCCCaagactagcatcacaacagagaagCGTAATTCACCTATTCCACAAAGGGCAAGGAGAAATTCATCACCTCCAGTCTTGCCAAAGGAAGTGATCTCAAAGACACCAGCAAAAAAAAGTTCCCCCAAACCATCACCTGCACCAGCTACCCGTAGTTCATGGTCAGGATCTTTGACTAAAGCAACTAGTAGTACTGCACAGAAAACTAAAAACTCTCCTGGAGCAGTTTCAACATCGACACCAACTAGCCGGAGAAGGACCGCGACAGCATCCTTGGCACCTCAGCCGATTTCAAAGGTGGAAAAACCCCTTCAAGCAGTGAAGAACAAGAAGGAACCTGTGACTGCGACAAAGCCAGCCATTAAGGGGCAGGAAGATAAGAAGACAAGGACAGCAGCAACAAAGCCGAGCAGAGTGGCTAAAAGTTCACCTGCATCAGAAGAAAAATCAAGTGCAGTGACAAAGTCAGGCATGTATAACAAGGTCCCAAAGAAAAGCAGTGTTGTACCAGTAGAATCCAAACCCGTGAAGAAAGCCACTGGGATTAGTCAAGGTGTTGGTTCTGGTGCTGTTAAGAGTAAAGTGCCGCAGCTTGGTGATTCTTCAAAGGGCAGTGGAATTGTTACCCGTGCGGAAGATAAGGAGCAATCTCCTGTGACAACCGAGCCAACTACCAAGGTACCAGAGGCTGATCTTGCTCAACCAGCACATGATGTTGATGAAAATTTAGAAATTTCGATCGATAATGACTTACATGTTGAAAAAACAGAAAACCCGGGCTCGAGTTTAAGCGCAGCCGAAATGGGCCCCAGTGACCAGGTTGAGCCCTCTGTCGTTGAGGTCAAACCTCTTGACGAGGACATGGACATCTCGTCAGCTGCCTGGGTTGAAGTGGATCATCAAGAAGTTACTGATGTGGGTGAAAGCGTGACAGGCGAGGATGTCACCTCGCCAGCAATTGAACCGTTACCGTCTTCAAGCCCAAGAATCCGTCATTCGTTGTCACAAATGTTGCAAGCAGATAGCAACGAACCAGAAATAATAGAGTGGGGAAATGCTGAAAACCCACCCGCAATAGTTTTTCATAAAGATTCTCCAAAAGGATTCAAGAGACTTCTTAAATTTGCTCGGAAAAACAAAGGAGACAACAACACTAATGGTTTGGCAAGCCCATCGGTGGTTTCTGATGGAGAGGATGAACAAGAAGAATCCGGTGCTAGTGATGGTGTAAATTCCAGCAGGAGAACTTTTGATGGTTCCAAGACTAATAGCATCTTATCAGGTACTTCTCCGGCCATAATTCAGCGGGAGCTTCTCATCCTACATACTGTAGTTTTCAAGCAGAAAGCATCTCATACTTTAGTGCTTGAGCCTCAGTCTTTTATATCTAAAGTTCCTTCCAGAATGGTCATACACAGCACGCCGCAACGTAACATCGACAATATAATAGCGCAAAGCGAATCTACATAAACATAACAGTTCTGTGTTTCCGTGAAATACACGTAGACACTAGAGTACCCGCTGTCAGAAACAACATGTCCCTGGATATTTGTTGTGTTCAGTGTTCATGAAATGGAGTAGTTATTCATTTTCCTATGAATGAAATTGCAGGTATACATTGTTGAATCTAAATCTCTTAATTTTTCAGCTCAATCAACGACCAGCAGCTTCAATGCCACAGGCTCGGATAGGCTACGGGACAGGCCTGGAGCTGCACCGTCAACTAAAGGCTAGTTCTTTTTACCCAAACAAAATTATGGtcacttgtactccctctgtcccaaattactcgtcgctgaaatggatgtatctagaactaaaatacatctagatacatccatatgcgcgacaagtaatttggaacggagggagtagtatctacTAGAGTTGAGTAGACGTGAAAGCACCCCTAGTAATACATTTGTTTGTGCCTCTTTGTACTTGCAGCAGCATCAAGGTCATTCTTCTCCCTCTCAAACTTCCGGAGCAGCAAAACCAACGAGTCAAAGCTTCGATAGTGCGTTGTTTGTTATACGTTAGATGTAAAAAATGGTTTGAGGTGACTGATTGTTGAGAACGGAGGCAGGTTGTTTGTGTCCGGTTCTGCTTTCCTGCTGTTCAATATTAGCTTCTCCTTAGCGGTCCGCATATCATTACTTTGCTCATGTCTTGCTGTACATCTTTTAAGTATTTTTTTTGAGTTGTTTTAGATGACCGGTATGTTATCTTCACTGGTACAGTACTATTTTTCTTTTTTGCGAGTGATCTTGACTGATAACTGCCGCAAAAGAAAAAGACAGATTTAACCGCATCCAGCTAGTTGGTTATTATCAGGCAGCTTGACTAGAACTGATTGATGATCTGCTGTTGGTATCGCGAACCTCTGAGATTTTGAAGCTAAAACTCTGAAGGGTGATCTACTGTTGGTATTGCTGATTACCAATTTACCATGGTCCCAAACGCTCTCCCAGCAAACCTCAAACCACACACGGACGGATTCAGATACAGAAGTGGGCATCAATTCAAATCAAAGAAAGAAAAAGATACATAGGTGGACATTTATTTACTACGTGGACATAAGCATGACTGCACCCATCACAGAAAGGGAAAGATGAAGGATTCAGAAGGGAACCGGCGAGATTTGGATGAGAGTTGGCTCATAGTGATGAGGGGCCTCGAAACCATGGAGGTTGATGAGTGTCGCCGCAACGTTAGCGAGCCCGGCATCCGGAAGGTCCTCCCGGAATGTAGCCTCTGGCGCAAGCCCTGGACCTCCGATGGCGATGGGGACCTGCAGGCGAGGCGGGTTCAGTAAGATGATGAGAACTGGACACTCACTCGTGCATATTATAGATATATACATAGCGCCGGGCGCCTGATGATGAAATGTGCACTCACTGGATTCAGTGTGTGTGAGGTAAGGGGCTGCACATTCCCGTCTCTGTCACGAATTGGTTTCCCGGATTTGTCTCTTTTCACCATGTCCTCGGCATTGCCATGGTCTGCGGTGACCACGAAGATGCCACCTTCTTGTTCAATGGCGTCAAGAATAATCCTGACGGCTTCATCAGCGGCCTTGCACCCAACGATGGTGGCTTCAAGGTCACCCGTGTGCCCGACCATGTCTCCATTCGGGATGTTTACCCGTACCTACAAAACCACCACATCACTCTTTTTAGTTTttactactcctagtaggagtacacCGTATGCTGGAGGAGGATCTCATTGTGCCAAGTACCTGATCAAATTTGCCACTTAGGATGGCATCCCGGGCCTTCTCCGCAACTTCCACGGCTTTCATTCTTGGCTGTACATTAAAGGGTATACCGGTGTCACTTGGAATTTCTTCGTATTTTTCCAGGTTTGGGTTGAAGTAGCCCGACCGATTCCCGTTCCAGAAAAAGGTGACATGACCAAATTTGACCGTCTCGCTACAGGTCAAAACCACCCAAGATATGAGGAATAGCAGCAGCATGCTTGCTCAAGTACCAGAATATTCAGAGACCGAGATGCTCTTTATatacagcaacaaaagtaaagcacTGTGTACCTGCAAGCGTAGGTGCGTACGCCATTGTGCGCCAGATACTCACCGGACGTCCTCTCTATCTCCGGGGGAGCAACAAGGTAATGACTTGGTAGCTTTAGTTCGCCGTCATACTGAAGCATACCAGCGTAGCGAATCTTGGGGAATCTGACACGGTCAAATTTGTCGAAATCCTCGTACTCTAGCGCCTTTGCAAGCATCACCATTCGATCAGCTCTGAAGTTAAATGTCACAACAGCGTCTCCATCCACTATGGGCCCAACCGGTTTTCCGCTTTCATCGACGACGACGAAGGGGGGTAAATACTGGTCGTTAGCCTTGGGTTCATCCCTGAGCCTTTTCACGGCTTCAAGGGCACTTGGAAACTTGTGTGGTGCTTCGCCAAGAACCTGGGCATCCCAGCCACGCTTCACAACTTGCCAATCATTCTGTATAACAACAAGAAATACAAAGTTATAACTGCAATATTGCCGCTGCAGGGTACATCCTGCAGAAACACACATTTTTTTAAAGTAGGATAGGATAGCTGGATAGGAGAGATCACCTCATAGCGGTCCATTGTAACATACATCCTGCCTCCACCAGATGCAATCCTTGCATCAACACCCTTCTCCCGTAGCTTAACCAGATCATTCTCGAGCGTTTCCACGAATGTGACACTGCTGCCATCCAATACGTCGCGACCGTCGGTAAGGATATGAACCCGTATCCTCTTCGCTCCATGTTCACTAGCCCCCTTCAGAAGCAGCTGCCGGAGCCAAATCATTGACATCAGCCTGGAACTACTGCAGAGTGAACTCTGTTTAGAAGAAAAATGGTGTAACCTGCAGCTGGTCGATCCTTGAATGCACTCCCCCATCGCTCAGCAAACCAATGAGGTGCAAAGTACCGCTCTCAAAAGACTGCTGGATGTACTTAAAACCCTCCCCCTCATATATCTTCCCAGAGGCGAGCGCCGAATCCACCAGTTTTGCACTGCACATTTTGCTCAAATGATCACTAATTTTTGCTTAAGCAGCTTCGCCAAGGTAGTTGTACTGAAATTAACTTGGTCACTTTGGTCATACATGACTGCTGTCCTCATGCTAGCACATAACCCGCACATACCATCACAAAGCACGCAGAGCAGACACGCTAGAAAATATATTAGTACTCCATCATCTACTTAACACCATCACATTTTGCACCGCCTGAATATTAACATTGTATATTTTTCTAGCGTGTATATGAACGACCACTAGGTCACATGCCTCCATTTGTTCATACATTATACCAGCATAGAAAGCCAACGTATAAGTTTAATATCTAAAGATTACTAAATTCGGCAACAAACCTACATACATAGCGCATAGTGTATTCAAATTCCTTTATGAAGTGTTTATTATAATTATTACTAGCATAGTAAATATCCCTTTTACGTAGTTTATTATCACTACTACTACTATAGTGTCACTACTACTATAGTCTCACTGGCTCTGCTAACAATTTGTAAGATCCCTAAAACAAAGTAGTAGAAAGAGAACACAAAATTTGAATGCCAGGCCCACTCGAATCCTACACAAAtgaacgtgtaccaaaaaaataaTGTGATTGCACTGTAAGAAAATAAAGGATTCTTTCCAAGAGGTTTGAGCAAACATAAAATTTTATTTGAAATGTTACGCAAGGAAATCACTGAGAAAATGCTTGATAGGATTCAATACTACTACAGATCAAACAACCCACTTAGGGaaatgagcaatgctacatccatgcAAAGCTACGTAAGGTTTACCTAATGCTACTGATTTGGCAAATCTCATGCGATAATATTGAACCGAACCCATGCTCCAGGCCGTACATCAGATGGCATCATACACCGAGATATGTGCATGGTGCGCTTCAGAAAATTTGGCGGGAGAGATCAACCACTGTTTATCAGGCTATAATTGCCACCGCTGCTTGATAGCATAGGCTATAAAATATGAACTTGCATCGGTCCACACAACTGTTGTCTCCATTTGACTAGGTCAGCTCAAGATATTTTATTCGCATCTGATTTGGCTCCTACGACCTCACATGAGTTCTACTTTTTTTCTAACTTTCCCTATTTTATACTGAAATTGACTGTATTCTTGTGTCAAATGAATCTTTTTTCCTTCTTTGAAATGAACAGTAGTGCTTTCCAGTGGTAGACATTGACATCACTGTAGAATAAAATGTTCATTATGAGTTGTTCTACTGAATAACGTGAAAAACAGGTCCAACCAATTTCACAAGTCTATGATAGttgttcaaaaagaaaagaaaagaaaaccaagttCTTGCCTATCTGAAGGATATGTgtttaaaaatagtttttttctagatgCACTTCTGTATCAACATTTGTTTTAGAAAGCGATACATGTCTATCCAAAATATTGAACCTCCTATAATTTTTCGAGTTAGCACAAGTAATTGTCGGATACCGAGGGCAACCACACATGACTCGAACCAACAGATAATACGTTCAAACTACCGTGTTCTCCCCCATTTTGAAGAAAAAAGAATTAAATTGTACCACCAGAATTAGCTGCATGAAAGGTTCTTTTTTATCTATGTTTTGTTCTACTCAATACACATATTTTACCTAGCGTGCACACGCTGAGCTCACGGGAAATAACCAGAGTGATGAAC
This window encodes:
- the LOC119296262 gene encoding 2,3-bisphosphoglycerate-independent phosphoglycerate mutase-like, yielding MMARRPGAEEERPWKLAEHARLGKGKVVGVVVLDGWGEAPPDPFNCIHVADTPTLDALKKGAPERWRLIKAHGTAVGLPTDDDMGNSEVGHNALGAGQIYAQGAKLVDSALASGKIYEGEGFKYIQQSFESGTLHLIGLLSDGGVHSRIDQLQLLLKGASEHGAKRIRVHILTDGRDVLDGSSVTFVETLENDLVKLREKGVDARIASGGGRMYVTMDRYENDWQVVKRGWDAQVLGEAPHKFPSALEAVKRLRDEPKANDQYLPPFVVVDESGKPVGPIVDGDAVVTFNFRADRMVMLAKALEYEDFDKFDRVRFPKIRYAGMLQYDGELKLPSHYLVAPPEIERTSGEYLAHNGVRTYACSETVKFGHVTFFWNGNRSGYFNPNLEKYEEIPSDTGIPFNVQPRMKAVEVAEKARDAILSGKFDQVRVNIPNGDMVGHTGDLEATIVGCKAADEAVRIILDAIEQEGGIFVVTADHGNAEDMVKRDKSGKPIRDRDGNVQPLTSHTLNPVPIAIGGPGLAPEATFREDLPDAGLANVAATLINLHGFEAPHHYEPTLIQISPVPF